A genomic region of Populus nigra chromosome 11, ddPopNigr1.1, whole genome shotgun sequence contains the following coding sequences:
- the LOC133706176 gene encoding kunitz trypsin inhibitor 3-like — protein MIRKLARDVENSKMTVGGNSPKLLYKSKLVSAHFHTSNNITMKNILFLPLSFLLLASTLTLLPEAVRASGNPVLDVKGLGLLPGVPYYMISSEWPIVGGVVSLGNDINGTCPLDVILLENFCVTGTPVTFTIASGDQELFITDSTDLYISFDSTSNCTNETMVWMHESSNSSSTELLTIGGVEGDVNTIFRIVNVGGSFVSNYKLVAYKLSSYDLALTTSDVGAVFDFTTGIRYLALTEPPLIVGFQVAYDYDGLKAVV, from the coding sequence ATGATCAGGAAATTGGCCAGAGACGTGGAAAATAGCAAAATGACAGTAGGTGGCAATAGTCCCAAGCTACTCTATAAATCCAAGCTTGTTTCTGCTCATTTCCACACCTCAAACAATATTACAATGAAGAATATTTTGTTTCTACCCCTCTCCTTCCTTCTCTTGGCTTCCACATTGACACTGCTCCCTGAAGCAGTTCGTGCTTCAGGGAATCCAGTGCTTGACGTTAAAGGCTTGGGGCTTCTCCCTGGAGTTCCATATTACATGATTTCAAGTGAATGGCCGATTGTTGGTGGTGTTGTCAGCTTGGGCAACGACATAAACGGTACGTGCCCACTTGATGTTATTCTGCTGGAAAACTTTTGCGTTACAGGTACACCAGTAACATTTACGATTGCTAGTGGGGATCAGGAACTTTTTATCACAGATTCAACTGATTTATACATCAGTTTTGATAGCACCTCAAACTGCACTAACGAAACAATGGTGTGGATGCATGAAAGTAGTAATAGTTCATCAACTGAGCTTCTGACAATTGGTGGAGTTGAAGGTGATGTCAATACCATATTCAGGATTGTTAACGTGGGAGGCTCATTTGTGTCCAACTACAAGCTCGTTGCTTACAAGCTCTCTTCGTATGATCTAGCTCTTACTACTAGTGATGTTGGTGCTGTGTTCGACTTCACAACGGGGATTAGATACCTGGCTTTGACTGAACCGCCATTAATCGTTGGATTTCAAGTGGCTTATGATTATGATGGATTAAAAGCTGTTGTGTAA